ATATATTTTAATGAAATATCTATATAACTTTAAGTAAATAAATCATTAAAGCAAGGTTAGGCATACTATGAAAATTGAAAATAAAAGAGTCAACACAGCATTAAATTTTGACAATTGTTTTATAAGCAATAGTCAATATAAGAATAATGTTGATCTTAGGAAAATTAAAATTTTTAACAACGAAAGATTAGTTTTTTTAGTTAATGATGATTCTAAAACCTTTTTTGAAGGCAATTTTTGAAAAATATTAAATGACAATCCTAACCAAATGGTTTCTTGTTTTTTGCCTAATGTAAAGTCGAATTATTCATATAAATATGTTAGAGGCAAGAAAGCTTTATCGGGGGTTAATTACTTTAGCATATCAAAAGCTTTAGCTGCTTTTACAAACATTCCTTCATTTTTAAAGTTTGTGACTTTATCAAAAAAGCAGTATGTAAGTGATAGCATTCTTGATTTAATTATTAAGACATTAAAGAAATATGAATATATAGTTAAAGGCAATATTTTTGACCTATTTAAGTCTAAAATAGGCTTATTTTACTCAGCATTAGTTGAAATTGAAAGATGACAAAATTATTACACTGACTTAATAAAAAAGACTCTAAAAGTAAAAGATTATGATAATGCCAACAAACTTTTAGAAAAATATAGAGATGAATATGAAAAAGGTATTTATGAAATACTAAGCCATGTTTCGGAAGCCGGAACCACATTTTTAGAAAAATTTATATTTTTAAGTGATGCTATTGAAAACAATGTTGACTATCTGGGTGATAGTGAGCTAACCTTGTTGCAAAATCAGTATAACTTTATGAAAAAGCTTAGCAATCCAACTATGATTGATGTTAAAAAAGAGCTTATTATTAGAGACAATGCTAATGGTATAAAAATATTGCACAAACTAGCAGCTGAATTAAAAGCTAATGCTAATGAAGAATTAAGATATTTATGTGATAAGTATAATCATATGAGCAATATTGATATGCTTAAAGCTAGCAAGTATCCTAAAAACTCATTGCACTATCAATTTTTAATTAGAAAAGCCCATGCGGAAAAATACATTTACAAAAGCTTAAAATCTAGGAAAAGCAAGCTTTTATATTTAGATTCTGCTGAGATTCAAAAATTAATTAATAAATTTAAAACAGAGCTCAAGATTTTTATTGATAACAGCATCATAAATCATAGCAGTTTGCCTAAATTTGATAACCCTTACAAAATTTATCAAGAAATTGAAGACAACTTTGACTTCAATTTAGATTTTTATATCGAATTATCAAGCAATAGAGAAAAAGACATTAAGAAAAATATTGTTAATAATTTAAAAATTATCAAGGACACAAAGGATAAATTTTATAAAGTAAAGGACAACTTTAAGTTTGACCAAATTAAAAATGATTTAAAAAACAGAATTGAACAATTAAGCGGCGAAATTGACTGAAGACTGGGTATAATTAAAAACACTTTTAATTTAACAACTAAAAACAGCAAAAAATTCTTTATTGATGTTAAAAAGGTATCTGACAAATTTGTCAAAATAACTGCCAACATGAAAAAGATAGGGTCAGTATGAAACTATCTTCGTTTAGGCATTGTTTATCATTCAGAAATTAAGAATGAGCAATTTGCAACTTTTGCTCAAAATTTAAACAACCTTAAAAAGTTTCACTTGTCTTTTGCTAATGTTTTTAACAAAATTTTAGCACTTAAATCTATCTTATTTGACAAACGTTTTTTTGATAAAAAAACCATAAATAGTTTTTACTTATTTGTCCATTTTATAGACATATTCGAAAAATCATCGATTCATATTTCTAACCTTGTTAAGTCAGCTGATAAGATATCATATACTAACAAAATTAAGCTCTCATTTATTAGCGAATTATTAAGTAAGCCTCGATTAGTAATAATTGAAGATGATCCAAGTATTGATGATATTAATTTAAAACTGGAGCTTATTAGAGTTATTGATGAATTATCAAAACTAAATAACAATAGTTTTA
This sequence is a window from Mycoplasmopsis agalactiae PG2. Protein-coding genes within it:
- a CDS encoding MAG1360 family OppF-related protein, giving the protein MKIENKRVNTALNFDNCFISNSQYKNNVDLRKIKIFNNERLVFLVNDDSKTFFEGNFWKILNDNPNQMVSCFLPNVKSNYSYKYVRGKKALSGVNYFSISKALAAFTNIPSFLKFVTLSKKQYVSDSILDLIIKTLKKYEYIVKGNIFDLFKSKIGLFYSALVEIERWQNYYTDLIKKTLKVKDYDNANKLLEKYRDEYEKGIYEILSHVSEAGTTFLEKFIFLSDAIENNVDYLGDSELTLLQNQYNFMKKLSNPTMIDVKKELIIRDNANGIKILHKLAAELKANANEELRYLCDKYNHMSNIDMLKASKYPKNSLHYQFLIRKAHAEKYIYKSLKSRKSKLLYLDSAEIQKLINKFKTELKIFIDNSIINHSSLPKFDNPYKIYQEIEDNFDFNLDFYIELSSNREKDIKKNIVNNLKIIKDTKDKFYKVKDNFKFDQIKNDLKNRIEQLSGEIDWRLGIIKNTFNLTTKNSKKFFIDVKKVSDKFVKITANMKKIGSVWNYLRLGIVYHSEIKNEQFATFAQNLNNLKKFHLSFANVFNKILALKSILFDKRFFDKKTINSFYLFVHFIDIFEKSSIHISNLVKSADKISYTNKIKLSFISELLSKPRLVIIEDDPSIDDINLKLELIRVIDELSKLNNNSFMFITNDKRVLKSPSFDFAFMIASNKDVEHGSVKEILERPFNPIIKANLQNNKSDESFEINDDEFMFSEEIKVGKNHYIVSSFSEYKTWVVSESESANAQDENTLELKIDELNSAFLDLENIIVDIKKGEGEIQNSSTVKLYEQYKKYLEHKNNTSETLLTKRKK